From the Nocardiopsis changdeensis genome, one window contains:
- a CDS encoding PadR family transcriptional regulator, with protein MGRQATEMLKGTLEGIVLAALSGRPAHGYEITAWLRDQGFTDIAEGTVYALLVRFERRGLVDARRVPSGKGPPRKVYSLGSRGREYLEEFWGNWRFLAEKIEQLREGGR; from the coding sequence ATGGGAAGGCAGGCGACGGAGATGCTCAAGGGGACCCTGGAGGGCATCGTCCTCGCGGCCCTGTCCGGCCGGCCCGCGCACGGCTACGAGATCACGGCGTGGCTGCGGGACCAGGGCTTCACCGACATCGCCGAGGGCACCGTCTACGCCCTGCTCGTCAGGTTCGAGCGGCGCGGCCTCGTCGACGCGCGGCGGGTCCCGTCCGGGAAGGGCCCGCCGCGCAAGGTGTACTCGCTCGGTTCCCGAGGGCGGGAATACCTCGAAGAGTTCTGGGGGAACTGGCGTTTCCTCGCGGAAAAGATCGAACAGCTCCGAGAAGGGGGCCGGTAG
- a CDS encoding CPBP family intramembrane glutamic endopeptidase: protein MSDTPRTAVAPESGRRGPAPARNGPRWLRPALVRIVLLTVLFLAVQALAAQVILPVMDRPLWAQTLGVGVAVLTLLLYAAMVRLTERRAVTELRVTALPLGLVGGSVLGVALFAAVIGIIAVLGEYTITGRGSVDGVMAAIGLMCAVAVIEEVMFRGVLLRVLEEATGPWIALALSSVLFGAMHMANPGATLWTGTAIAVEAGLMLGAAYLLTRSLWLPIGLHLGWNLAASGIFGTAVSGVDHGETSVFTATASGPYLLTGGDFGPEASLTAVLVCSVLTVLFLLRFRKGSRADR, encoded by the coding sequence GGCCCGCAACGGCCCGCGGTGGCTGCGCCCCGCCCTGGTGCGCATCGTGCTGCTGACCGTCCTCTTCCTGGCGGTGCAGGCGCTCGCCGCCCAGGTGATCCTGCCGGTGATGGACCGCCCCCTGTGGGCCCAGACCCTGGGTGTGGGGGTCGCGGTCCTCACCCTGCTCCTCTACGCCGCCATGGTGCGCCTCACCGAGCGCCGGGCCGTCACCGAACTGCGCGTCACGGCCCTGCCCCTGGGGCTGGTGGGCGGTTCGGTCCTGGGCGTCGCGCTGTTCGCGGCGGTGATCGGGATCATCGCCGTGCTCGGCGAGTACACGATCACCGGTCGGGGCTCGGTCGACGGCGTCATGGCGGCGATCGGACTGATGTGCGCGGTCGCGGTCATCGAGGAGGTGATGTTCCGCGGGGTCCTGCTGCGCGTCCTGGAGGAGGCCACCGGCCCGTGGATCGCGCTGGCGCTGTCCTCGGTGCTCTTCGGCGCCATGCACATGGCCAACCCCGGGGCCACCCTGTGGACCGGGACGGCCATCGCCGTGGAGGCGGGCCTGATGCTCGGCGCCGCCTACCTGCTCACGCGCAGCCTGTGGCTGCCCATCGGCCTGCACCTGGGCTGGAACCTCGCGGCCTCGGGGATCTTCGGCACCGCGGTCTCGGGCGTCGACCACGGGGAGACGAGCGTGTTCACCGCCACGGCCTCGGGCCCCTACCTGCTCACCGGCGGCGACTTCGGCCCCGAGGCGAGCCTCACCGCGGTCCTCGTGTGCAGCGTCCTCACCGTGCTGTTCCTCCTCCGGTTCCGGAAGGGGTCCCGAGCGGACCGCTGA
- a CDS encoding NAD(P)H-dependent oxidoreductase, translating into MTIAHRPEPGTALWVYAHPRRGSFNDRLFRAGTEALAERYEVTASDLYAQGFDPVLAERDLGEPAGRPGNVAELAGEAYSRGLLPADVREEQAKLAAAELLVLQFPLWWYGPPAILKGWFDRVLTQGFAYGDLDPASGLPRRYGDGGLAGRRALVVVTAGEDERSIGPRGISGDLDSLLFPLTHGTLWYVGIDVLDLHVVHDADSLDAEGLEREAGRLRDRLKTLDTEPARPFRRLRDGDYHGTRALREDLLPGRTDLGIHLLGDGEADR; encoded by the coding sequence ATGACCATCGCCCACCGGCCCGAACCCGGCACCGCCCTGTGGGTGTACGCGCACCCCCGCCGCGGGTCGTTCAACGACCGGCTCTTCCGGGCCGGGACCGAGGCCCTGGCGGAGCGGTACGAGGTGACGGCCTCGGACCTGTACGCCCAGGGCTTCGATCCCGTGCTGGCCGAACGCGACCTGGGGGAGCCGGCGGGCCGCCCGGGGAACGTCGCCGAACTCGCCGGCGAGGCGTACTCCCGGGGCCTGCTCCCCGCGGACGTCCGGGAGGAGCAGGCGAAGCTCGCCGCGGCCGAGCTGCTCGTCCTGCAGTTCCCGCTGTGGTGGTACGGGCCGCCGGCGATCCTCAAGGGCTGGTTCGACCGGGTGCTGACCCAGGGGTTCGCCTACGGCGACCTCGACCCCGCCTCCGGCCTGCCCCGCCGCTACGGCGACGGCGGACTGGCCGGGCGCCGGGCGCTCGTCGTGGTCACGGCGGGCGAGGACGAGCGCTCCATCGGGCCCCGCGGGATCAGCGGCGACCTCGACTCCCTCCTGTTCCCCCTCACCCACGGCACCCTGTGGTACGTCGGGATCGACGTGCTGGACCTGCACGTGGTCCACGACGCCGACTCCCTGGACGCGGAGGGCCTGGAGCGCGAGGCCGGGCGGCTGCGCGACCGGCTGAAGACCCTCGACACCGAGCCGGCCCGGCCGTTCCGCCGCCTGCGGGACGGCGACTACCACGGCACGCGCGCGCTGCGGGAGGACCTGCTGCCCGGCCGCACCGACCTGGGCATCCACCTGCTCGGAGACGGGGAGGCCGACCGCTGA
- a CDS encoding ABC transporter permease, with protein MATHFLGDTAALTGRTMRHVTRSPDTIITTAVMPIAMMLMFVYVFGGAIDVGSGPYVNYMLPGILLITIASGIAYTAFRLFTDMQGGIFERFQSMPIARSGVLWAHVLTSLVANVISLAVVVGVALLMGFRSDAGPAAWLAVAGILLLFTLALTWIAVIPGLTATSVEGASAFSYPLIFLPFLSSAFVPTETMPGPVRWFAEHQPVTSIVNTIRDLLSGRPAGDDAWTALAWCAGILVVAYAFAMATYRKKTS; from the coding sequence ATGGCGACACACTTCCTCGGCGACACCGCCGCCCTGACCGGGCGCACCATGCGCCACGTCACCCGCAGCCCCGACACGATCATCACGACCGCGGTCATGCCCATCGCCATGATGCTGATGTTCGTGTACGTGTTCGGCGGCGCCATCGACGTCGGCTCGGGCCCGTACGTGAACTACATGCTGCCGGGCATCCTGCTCATCACGATCGCCTCGGGCATCGCCTACACGGCGTTCCGGCTCTTCACGGACATGCAGGGCGGGATCTTCGAGCGGTTCCAGTCCATGCCGATCGCCCGGTCGGGCGTGCTGTGGGCGCACGTGCTGACCTCGCTCGTCGCCAACGTCATCTCGCTGGCGGTGGTCGTGGGCGTGGCCCTGCTCATGGGCTTCCGCTCGGACGCCGGACCGGCGGCCTGGCTGGCCGTCGCCGGGATCCTGCTGCTGTTCACGCTCGCGCTGACCTGGATCGCCGTGATCCCGGGCCTGACGGCGACCTCCGTGGAGGGCGCGAGCGCGTTCTCCTACCCGCTCATCTTCCTCCCGTTCCTGAGCTCGGCGTTCGTCCCCACCGAGACCATGCCCGGCCCGGTGCGCTGGTTCGCCGAGCACCAGCCGGTGACCTCCATCGTCAACACCATCCGCGACCTGCTGTCCGGGCGGCCGGCCGGTGACGACGCCTGGACCGCCCTGGCCTGGTGCGCGGGCATCCTCGTCGTCGCCTACGCCTTCGCGATGGCCACCTACCGCAAGAAGACCTCCTGA
- a CDS encoding AraC family transcriptional regulator, giving the protein MDTLSEVLDHIRSSGALVGRNLMSPPWSIGFDEGASMTLVTMLRGDGWIVQEGAGPVRLSNRDLAVVTGPRPFGVTSDPDARIAPLYVLSAQGTCTDGAGRALAQEDVSLGVRTCGTRLDAEHALLTGSYTATGRIADRLLTALPRVLVVPGRHRRSAPLELLEAEIARDEPGQQAVLDRLLDLVLVGTLRDWFALPEASAPRWYRAAADPVVGPALSAIHDDPARPWDVGSLAREAEVSRATFARRFTEVMGEPPISYLTGWRLCLAADLLQRSDDSIESIARRVGYSSAYALSAAFVREYDVRPGRHRALARAL; this is encoded by the coding sequence ATGGACACGCTGAGCGAGGTGCTCGACCACATCCGTTCCTCCGGCGCCCTGGTCGGGCGGAACCTCATGTCGCCGCCGTGGTCGATCGGGTTCGACGAGGGCGCGTCGATGACCCTCGTGACCATGCTGCGCGGGGACGGGTGGATCGTCCAGGAGGGGGCCGGGCCCGTGCGCCTGTCCAACCGCGACCTGGCGGTCGTGACCGGCCCGCGGCCGTTCGGCGTCACCAGCGACCCGGACGCGCGGATCGCCCCCCTCTACGTCCTGTCCGCCCAGGGGACCTGCACCGACGGGGCGGGGAGGGCGCTCGCCCAGGAGGACGTCTCCCTGGGCGTGCGGACCTGCGGCACCCGCCTCGACGCCGAGCACGCGCTGCTCACCGGCTCCTACACGGCGACCGGGCGGATCGCCGACCGCCTGCTCACCGCCCTGCCGCGCGTGCTCGTGGTCCCGGGGCGGCACCGGCGCTCGGCGCCCCTGGAACTGCTGGAGGCCGAGATCGCGCGCGACGAGCCCGGCCAGCAGGCGGTGCTCGACCGCCTGCTGGACCTGGTGCTGGTCGGTACCCTGCGCGACTGGTTCGCCCTGCCGGAGGCGTCCGCGCCCCGCTGGTACCGGGCCGCGGCCGACCCGGTCGTGGGGCCCGCGCTCAGCGCGATCCACGACGATCCCGCCCGGCCGTGGGACGTCGGGAGCCTGGCGCGCGAGGCGGAGGTCTCGCGCGCGACCTTCGCCCGCCGGTTCACCGAGGTGATGGGCGAGCCGCCCATCTCCTACCTCACCGGCTGGCGCCTGTGCCTGGCCGCCGACCTGCTGCAGCGCAGCGACGACAGCATCGAGTCCATCGCGCGCCGGGTGGGCTACTCCAGCGCCTACGCGCTGAGCGCCGCCTTCGTGCGGGAGTACGACGTCCGCCCCGGCCGCCACCGCGCCCTGGCCCGGGCCCTGTAG
- a CDS encoding DUF4097 family beta strand repeat-containing protein: protein MPAFDTPGPTPLVLRLEIGTVRVTASDRADTLVEVAPADPGTGADVRAAERIEVTRTADGISVRAPRSLSSLGSRNQGSVRVSVDLPAGSPVRARTEIADLLCEGDLGHCDLRTSIGDVTVERARGATLASGNGTVRVDHVAGDLRLTGSDRVRVGRVEGAATVTGLNGGIEIGEVAGELAVTSANGPVHVGGAHARAEIRSSNGTVRVDEVVRDEVTLRVGVGDIEVGVRRATAAWLDLNTRLGRVHRSLEDSDGPDGDERTVRVLARTGVGDITVHPA, encoded by the coding sequence ATGCCCGCCTTCGACACGCCCGGCCCGACCCCGCTCGTCCTGCGGCTCGAGATCGGCACCGTCCGCGTCACCGCCTCCGACCGGGCCGACACCCTCGTCGAGGTGGCGCCCGCGGACCCCGGCACCGGCGCCGACGTGCGCGCGGCCGAACGGATCGAGGTCACCCGGACCGCCGACGGGATCTCCGTCAGGGCGCCCCGGAGCCTGTCCTCGCTCGGCTCCCGGAACCAGGGTTCCGTCCGGGTGAGCGTGGACCTGCCCGCCGGCTCCCCGGTCCGGGCCCGCACCGAGATCGCCGACCTCCTCTGCGAGGGCGACCTCGGCCACTGCGACCTGCGCACCTCCATCGGGGACGTGACCGTCGAGCGGGCCCGCGGGGCCACCCTCGCCAGCGGCAACGGGACCGTCCGCGTGGACCACGTGGCCGGGGACCTCCGGCTGACCGGATCCGACCGGGTCCGCGTCGGCCGGGTCGAGGGCGCCGCCACCGTCACCGGGCTCAACGGCGGGATCGAGATCGGCGAGGTCGCCGGCGAACTCGCCGTCACCTCCGCCAACGGCCCCGTCCACGTGGGCGGCGCGCACGCCCGGGCGGAGATCCGGTCCTCCAACGGCACCGTCCGCGTCGACGAGGTCGTCCGCGACGAGGTCACCCTGCGCGTCGGCGTCGGCGACATCGAGGTGGGCGTGCGCCGGGCCACCGCCGCCTGGCTGGACCTGAACACCCGCCTGGGCCGCGTCCACCGCTCCCTGGAGGACTCCGACGGGCCGGACGGGGACGAGCGCACCGTCCGCGTCCTCGCCCGCACCGGGGTCGGCGACATCACCGTCCATCCCGCCTGA
- a CDS encoding DUF418 domain-containing protein: MPPSRPGTEVPVGTRSPAPDLARGVMLLAIAVAHVPALLAHWGTGAPDRAALFAGTLLAEDQARLMFVLLFGYGVGQILRRETGRGADWPDIRSLLRRRGLVLLLIGFVHTLLLPLDIVAVYGAALLLAAPLARARTATLAWVGAVALVPGVLLVSAPAVALAQAGVPPTIAHLMADGPVAHVADNLQWTWPLETLVSVVSVLPAMVLGIGASRLRVLEEPARHRTLLVRAAVLLTAFSLAGRLPHTLVVTGIWPVEASAPLHAFSALHVLAGHAGGVAAAALVGLWALRPTDGPFATAVIALGRRSLTFYLFQSVVFVALFYPFTLDLADDLGAAAGLGVSAALWAVSLLLAEWMRRTGRRGPAETLLRRLTARPWSLPAGR; the protein is encoded by the coding sequence ATGCCCCCCAGCCGACCCGGGACGGAGGTCCCCGTCGGGACCCGCTCCCCGGCCCCCGACCTGGCCCGCGGCGTCATGCTCCTGGCCATCGCCGTCGCGCACGTCCCCGCCCTCCTCGCGCACTGGGGCACGGGAGCCCCCGACCGGGCGGCCCTGTTCGCGGGGACGCTGCTGGCCGAGGACCAGGCCCGCCTGATGTTCGTGCTCCTCTTCGGCTACGGCGTGGGCCAGATCCTGCGCCGCGAGACCGGGCGGGGCGCGGACTGGCCCGACATCCGGTCCCTTCTGCGCCGCCGCGGCCTGGTGCTGCTGCTCATCGGCTTCGTCCACACCCTGCTGCTCCCGCTCGACATCGTCGCCGTCTACGGGGCCGCCCTGCTCCTGGCGGCCCCGCTGGCCCGGGCCCGCACCGCCACGCTGGCGTGGGTCGGGGCGGTGGCCCTCGTGCCGGGCGTCCTGCTGGTCTCGGCCCCGGCCGTGGCCCTCGCGCAGGCGGGCGTCCCGCCCACGATCGCCCACCTCATGGCCGACGGCCCGGTCGCGCACGTGGCCGACAACCTCCAGTGGACGTGGCCGCTGGAGACGCTGGTCTCGGTGGTGTCGGTGCTCCCCGCCATGGTCCTGGGCATCGGGGCCTCCCGCCTGCGCGTCCTGGAGGAACCGGCCCGCCACCGGACCCTGCTGGTCCGCGCCGCCGTACTGCTGACGGCGTTCTCCCTGGCCGGGCGGCTGCCCCACACGCTGGTGGTCACCGGGATCTGGCCCGTCGAAGCGTCCGCGCCCCTGCACGCCTTCTCCGCGCTGCACGTCCTGGCGGGGCACGCGGGCGGCGTCGCGGCGGCGGCGCTGGTCGGCCTGTGGGCCCTGCGGCCGACGGACGGCCCGTTCGCCACGGCCGTCATCGCCCTGGGCCGCCGGTCGCTGACCTTCTACCTGTTCCAGTCGGTGGTGTTCGTGGCGCTCTTCTACCCGTTCACGCTGGACCTGGCCGACGACCTGGGCGCCGCCGCGGGGCTGGGCGTCTCCGCCGCGCTCTGGGCGGTGTCCCTGCTCCTGGCCGAGTGGATGCGCCGCACCGGCCGCCGGGGCCCGGCCGAGACCCTCCTGCGCCGCCTCACCGCACGCCCCTGGAGCCTTCCCGCCGGGCGGTGA
- a CDS encoding ABC transporter ATP-binding protein, with amino-acid sequence METKTRPVPAIRLRGLEKSYKDLKVLRGVDFDVERGGIFALLGSNGAGKTTLVRILSTLLRADGGTAAVNGFDVAAQPARVRESISLTGQFAAVDEILSGRENLVLVARLRHLGDPGAIADDLLARFSLTEAGGRRVSTYSGGMRRRLDIAMSLIGNPPVVFLDEPTTGLDPQARVEVWEAVKGLADSGTTVLLTTQYLEEAEQLADRIAILHQGRIIVNGTLEELKKLLPPSEIEYVEKQPTLEEIFFAVTGGSGGNGGDRRTAPSEKK; translated from the coding sequence ATGGAGACGAAGACACGGCCGGTCCCGGCGATCCGCCTGCGGGGCCTGGAGAAGTCCTACAAGGACCTGAAGGTGCTGCGCGGGGTGGACTTCGACGTGGAGCGCGGCGGCATCTTCGCGCTGCTCGGCTCCAACGGGGCGGGCAAGACCACGCTCGTGAGGATCCTGTCCACCCTGCTCAGGGCCGACGGTGGGACGGCCGCCGTCAACGGCTTCGACGTCGCCGCGCAGCCCGCGCGGGTACGGGAGTCCATCAGCCTCACCGGCCAGTTCGCGGCGGTGGACGAGATCCTCAGCGGGCGGGAGAACCTCGTGCTCGTCGCCCGGCTGCGCCACCTCGGCGACCCCGGCGCGATCGCCGACGACCTGCTCGCCCGCTTCTCCCTCACCGAGGCGGGCGGGCGGCGGGTGTCGACCTACTCCGGCGGGATGCGCCGGCGCCTGGACATCGCGATGAGCCTCATCGGGAACCCGCCGGTCGTCTTCCTGGACGAGCCGACGACCGGGCTCGACCCGCAGGCGCGCGTCGAGGTCTGGGAGGCCGTCAAGGGCCTCGCCGACAGCGGCACGACGGTGCTGCTCACCACGCAGTACCTGGAGGAGGCCGAGCAGCTGGCCGACCGGATCGCGATTCTGCACCAGGGGCGGATCATCGTGAACGGCACCCTGGAGGAGCTCAAGAAGCTGCTGCCGCCCTCCGAGATCGAGTACGTCGAGAAGCAGCCGACCCTGGAGGAGATCTTCTTCGCGGTCACCGGCGGCTCCGGCGGGAACGGCGGGGACCGCCGGACCGCACCGAGCGAGAAGAAGTAG
- a CDS encoding VOC family protein has translation MEPIATFSLVALDCPDPAGLAEFYAAVTGWRVRPWEDDSWIQLVSDTGATIAFQKAPGHVPPEWPGDERPQQLHLDFDVPDLDTGEQRVLAIGARKAGFQPAPDSFRVYLDPAGHPFCLVRSG, from the coding sequence ATGGAGCCCATCGCCACGTTCAGCCTCGTCGCCCTCGACTGCCCCGACCCGGCCGGCCTGGCTGAGTTCTACGCGGCGGTCACCGGTTGGCGGGTCCGCCCCTGGGAGGACGACTCCTGGATCCAGCTCGTGAGCGACACCGGTGCCACGATCGCCTTCCAGAAGGCGCCCGGCCACGTGCCGCCCGAGTGGCCCGGCGACGAGCGCCCGCAGCAGCTGCACCTGGACTTCGACGTCCCCGACCTCGACACCGGCGAGCAGCGGGTGCTCGCGATCGGTGCCCGCAAGGCCGGGTTCCAGCCCGCCCCGGACTCCTTCCGGGTCTACCTCGACCCGGCCGGGCACCCCTTCTGCCTCGTGCGCTCCGGCTGA
- a CDS encoding DUF1048 domain-containing protein, translated as MAAEWIEKVTGSFEDKKRYKRYKARVRELPENHRTAVEALDRYLMYFGSITRGDILQTMLDDLIELFEQSAANGTPVRQVVGEDPVGFAEAFLANYSEGQWIKKERDRLVEAIDRAAGEDGEKDGESL; from the coding sequence ATGGCGGCTGAATGGATCGAGAAGGTCACGGGATCGTTCGAGGACAAGAAGCGCTACAAGCGGTACAAGGCGCGCGTCCGGGAACTGCCCGAGAACCACCGCACGGCCGTCGAGGCGCTCGACCGGTACCTGATGTACTTCGGGTCCATCACCAGGGGGGACATCCTCCAGACGATGCTGGACGACCTCATCGAGCTGTTCGAGCAGAGCGCGGCGAACGGGACGCCGGTCCGCCAGGTCGTCGGGGAGGACCCCGTCGGGTTCGCCGAGGCTTTCCTGGCGAATTACTCCGAGGGCCAGTGGATCAAAAAGGAACGGGACCGGCTGGTCGAGGCCATCGACCGCGCGGCCGGAGAAGACGGCGAGAAGGACGGGGAATCCCTCTGA